GGCGCCAAGTGGCGAGCCATTATGACCTTGCGCTACCAATCCATAGGTAAGACCAAGTGCATAGGGTTCGATTTGACTATCACTACCGGTTTGTGCCCAAGAGCCACGTACCTTGAGGAAGTTTACCAATTCTGGCAATTTGGTCATGTCCGAAACCACCCAGCTTAAGCTAGCAGAAGGGTAGAACTGCGAATTTTCATTCGATGTAGCCGAAGTTAGTGTAGAGAACCAGTCGTTACGGCCTGTAAAGCTCAAGAAGAGATAGTTTTTGTATCCTAAGTCTAAACCACCATACAAGGAATTTACTTTTTTGCGGCTATAACCAATACTACGGTTTTGGTTTTTCAGGTTGTTGATCGAAACCAAGCCCGGAATATTGAAAGTATCACCACCGGTAAATAGACCTTCATAAGTCCGATCCAATTGGTTACCACCTGCATAGGCCGAGACGGAAATATCGCTCATATTGCGCTTAGCAGAGAGCAAAAAGTCGCTATTGCGTTCTTTTACGTTTTGGCTGCTTTCGCTCATACCACCTTGTTTTTTAAAGGCGGTTCCTTGCGGTTCGAGCGAGGTGACACGAAGGTTATACCAGTCTTGGCCGGTACGTCCCATCAACGAGAGCCAGTCCGTAAACTTATACGTTGCAGAAACGTATCCAATAACGCGCTCACGGTTGTCCGAATTCTTATAATGATAAACCGCCCAATATGGATTTGTAACAAATGGGTTGTCATTAAATTCTTGCTCGGCCAAGGGGTTACCTTCGACCTCTCCTCTTGGATTGAAAGACAAGATGGAGACGTTGGTTGGCAAGCGATAAATACTTGCGTTGGGGTTCCCCGGTGAGTCGGATTGGTTGGAGCGGTTGTTTGTACCTTCGGTGACATAGTTCACTTTCGCATCAACTTCAAGGCGGCTGCCCAATTGGGTAGAACCACGAAGATTAAAACTGGTACGGTTAAGGTCATCGTTTACCAACAGTCCTTTTGCGTTCAAATTGGTCGCAGAAAAACGGAAGGTGGACTTATCCGTGCCTCCAGAGAAAGCAATGGTGTTGTTTGCGGTCAATCCCGGCTGGTAAAAGTCCTGCATATTGGTTTTCACAGCGGAATATGGGCGGCTAACGCCATCAAATTGGATTACACTTGAGCCATCCAATTTTGCACCCCAAGAGAGTAGTCCTGTTGCAAGGGCATCCGTGGCCGTAGTGGGCTTGGTTCCTAGTTTCCCTTGACCGTACTCATACTGCCAGTCGGCCAAAACAGCAATAGATTCGGTGGTTAGGTTAGAGTTAAACTCAACCCCAATTCCATTGCGTTTTACCCCTTTTTTGGTGGTGACCAATACGACACCATTCAAGGCGCGTGAGCCATAAAGAGCGGTAGCGGCATCGGACTTCAGGATGGTAAAGGTTTCGATGTCATCTGGGTTCAAGCTAGAAACCCCATCTCCACCGTCACGTCCACCCCATTCACCGGCCTGACCTTGGTTGCTGTTATCAATCGGCACACCATCTACCACATAAAGCGGTTGGTTATTACCAAAGGTGTTGTTACCACGGATGATAATGCGGCTGGAGCCGTTTACCCCTGAAGCGGGCTTGGAGACATTCACCCCAGCGACTTTACCTGCAAGCGCATTCACGATATTGTTTTCGCGAACCGCTACAAGGTCTTCCCCCCGAATTTCGGTGACGGAGTAGCCTACTGATTTTTGTTGTTTTTCAATACCTAATGCCGTGACGACGACCTCGCTTCCTAAAGAGGTGTCTTCTGCTAGGACAATATTTACCGTACTACGTCCATTCACCGCAATGGTTTGGGTAACATAACCCACAAAAGAGACGGTGATAGAGGCATTGCGGCTTGAAAGCGAAAAGGAATAATTCCCGTCAATATCGCTTTGTGCCCCGTTGGTTGGTTTACCGGCTTCAAGTATGGTAGCGCCGGGCAAAGGTGCGCCATCTGCTACCGTTACTTTACCGCGTACCTGAAAACTCTGCGCGAACGACCATTGGACACCCAGCATCAGCAGGAGGCATCCAAAAGCCAATACACGCTTTACGACGGATACCGTACCCGTAGCCATCGTACTGTTTTGGTTGTTTTGGTTTAGCATATTTTTTAGTGTTAATAATGGAAGGGTTTTTACAAATTTGAAGGTTTCTTTAAAAACCTCACGTAGCAAGCTTTGACCTAAATAAAACTTGCTCAGAAACAATTTTCTACTTTAATTCATAGTCATTAAACTTGGGTTGAATGTGGCAAGGAAAGTGAATGATGTATTGTGTATGAATAAAGACCAATTCCATTTTTGTTATGCGTTTTCAGAAGCGCTTCCAAAATAAAATGTGACCTAAATTTCCAAAAGTACTTACCATCCCTGTCTTCATTATATAAGCAAATTAGCCTATAATAACATAGAATTACCCCAATAAAAAAGCTACAAACCACAAAGATTTATAGCTGATCTTCTTTATACACGATTTACTGAAAAAACAAATTGTGGGGATGGGGTATTACAAATTGGATTGTACATTATAGGGGATTTCCAATTTTAGGGCTTAGGTTTTGAGACTGGGTGGAATAATAACAATTTGGCAACCTCATTGCAAGCGCTTTTATTCCTTAACGGTGTTACTTTATGAGGATACGCGGCGAAGTATGGATTGGAGCCGCTCATGGTCATCCCCAAGCAGACGGCTCAAGGCCCTTCCTGCCTCTACCAAAACAACCATCCGATCGCGATCTAAAGGCATGGCATTAGACATTTTCTGAAAAATGGTGACAAACAAATCATCTGTAGGAAGGCCATTCGTACCACCGCCAAGAATCAAACGAAAAAAATCGTAAGGCGGCTTCACTTCTTTAAGTAATTCCTGGCCGGTCACAAAGACAAAATCATGTAAGGCTGGTGGATTGGGTGGGATCGTTTGCCGATAAACACCTCCACTTGTACGATATCCTACGATCAAGCACGAAAAAACAGTACGGAGTAACTCAAACACATGTGGCATTTCCAGCGCCAACTCGTCTTTGGTTCGTCGCAAAGCCTCAACTTGTCGTCCCGGCTCAATGCTTTCATGTAGTACGGAGTACACCACTCCAAGCACGAGGCTTCCATCCTCCAGCCGGACTTCCACCCATTCCCCAAATGCAGGGACACGATTTGAAGAAACGACTTGTGCTTTAAACGATTTAGACTCAGAAGCAATCACTTCACCGATCATTGGCTTGTGTTTTAAATGTTATGGATATCCAAGAACTTTTGAGGAAGCCTTTTTTTCTGTTTCGGTTCATATGCTATGGATGTAACCTTTGTCCTTATTGGGCGTTCTCAAATATTGAACAAAATACATCATTAAATATCCTTATATGCACCCTTCATTTGTACGCCGCTTTGCAACGGCTGTTTTTTTCTTGTTCTTTTCGATCTTACCGAGTATCGCACAGACCACGATACAGCTTCGCTTCACCGATTCTCAGCAGACGGGCATCATTGGGGTGAGCATCCGTTTGGCGAAAAACGGTGAAACCGCGCAGGCACAAACCGGAACCAGCGATACAAACGGTTTCTTCAAGGTGCGTATTCAGCCAGAGGTTGATTATCGCCTACAAGCCACCTTTGTGGGTTATAAACCCATAGATACCACAGTCTCCTTTCGCAAAGAGGAAACCGAGCGCGTTTTTGTTTTGATAGAAGATACGGCTTCCCTTGGTGAAGTGACCGTAACTGCCAAGAAACCGTTGATCACACAAGTGGATGACATGAGTGTGGTGGATCCGGGGCCAGTGGCCGATATTAGCTCGAATGCGATGGAGGTTTTGGAAAAAATTCCGGGTGTATTTATTGATCAAGACGGCAATATTTACCTAAACAGCACCACACCCGCTTCGGTCTATCTAAATGGCCGCGAACAAAAAATGAGCCGCGAAGACATTGCCGTTCTGCTTAAAAACTTACCACCCAATAGCATCGAGAAAATAGAAATTTTACGTACGCCCTCTGCGAAATTTGATGCCGGTAGCAGTGGCGGACTTGTGAATGTGGTCTTAAAACGAGGGTTCAAAATTGGCAGAACCGGAAGTGTAAATTCTGGATTTAGCCAAGGACGGCATGGCGAAGGTCGTTTGGGGATTAATCTGAACAACCAAGATGGAGCGCGAACTTCGTATTTTGGCCTAAATATTGGCGGAAGAACCGGATATGACCAAGTGGAAACCACCCGTCGGTTCTCGCCGGACTCGCTGCTTATTCAATTTGCCACGACGATTTCGCCCAACCAAAACATTTTCTCTCGTTTTGGATTTGGATTTGAGCCAAAGAAAAACTGGGAACTAAATTTGGATACACGCTTGAGTACCAACCGAAACACCTCCGATGTATTAAACCAGAACACTATACGACGAGTAAGTAATAACTCCATTTTCTCCCAATCCGAAAACGTAACCGATAATGAAGGGCTTAGCTGGTCGGTCAATCAAGAAGCTTCTACAAAGTACAAAATAGACGAAGACGGCTCCGAGTGGACAAATGAAAT
Above is a genomic segment from Rhodothermia bacterium containing:
- a CDS encoding SusC/RagA family TonB-linked outer membrane protein codes for the protein MLNQNNQNSTMATGTVSVVKRVLAFGCLLLMLGVQWSFAQSFQVRGKVTVADGAPLPGATILEAGKPTNGAQSDIDGNYSFSLSSRNASITVSFVGYVTQTIAVNGRSTVNIVLAEDTSLGSEVVVTALGIEKQQKSVGYSVTEIRGEDLVAVRENNIVNALAGKVAGVNVSKPASGVNGSSRIIIRGNNTFGNNQPLYVVDGVPIDNSNQGQAGEWGGRDGGDGVSSLNPDDIETFTILKSDAATALYGSRALNGVVLVTTKKGVKRNGIGVEFNSNLTTESIAVLADWQYEYGQGKLGTKPTTATDALATGLLSWGAKLDGSSVIQFDGVSRPYSAVKTNMQDFYQPGLTANNTIAFSGGTDKSTFRFSATNLNAKGLLVNDDLNRTSFNLRGSTQLGSRLEVDAKVNYVTEGTNNRSNQSDSPGNPNASIYRLPTNVSILSFNPRGEVEGNPLAEQEFNDNPFVTNPYWAVYHYKNSDNRERVIGYVSATYKFTDWLSLMGRTGQDWYNLRVTSLEPQGTAFKKQGGMSESSQNVKERNSDFLLSAKRNMSDISVSAYAGGNQLDRTYEGLFTGGDTFNIPGLVSINNLKNQNRSIGYSRKKVNSLYGGLDLGYKNYLFLSFTGRNDWFSTLTSATSNENSQFYPSASLSWVVSDMTKLPELVNFLKVRGSWAQTGSDSQIEPYALGLTYGLVAQGHNGSPLGALNNGAVPPAGLKPTLGTGMELGLTTRILDNKVGLDVTFYNKSITNQILSATISGTTGYGSRVINSGEITNKGVEALLSLTPVNNSKLRWELDVNFAKNTNKVVSLQGQQTSLFLGQSRTLNAFTYAEVGEPMGVIKGYKFVRNADGSIQHGADGFPVRESALSVLGNPNPDWTSGISNTFLFGNFSLNALIDISMGGEMYSATNAYAYYFGLHKDTLEGRDQGNNFKAPGSNVAMNAQTYYQKFYNNYTEQFVYDASYVKLRSFALGYRIPVSMLAKTPIRGAELQLVGRNLLLLYSKVPNIDPESSYSVGGSYGLEMYGVPQTRSLGFNVSLRF